The Marinobacter salsuginis genome includes a window with the following:
- the hemE gene encoding uroporphyrinogen decarboxylase: MTELKNDRFLRALMRQPVDRTPVWMMRQAGRYLPEYRATRAKAGDFLSLCKNTPLACEVTLQPLERFPLDAAILFSDILTIPDALGLGLYFETGEGPKFRNTIRSEADVAALPKINAEVDLDYVMNAVSTIRGALNGSVPLIGFSGSPWTLATYMIEGGSSKDFREAKKLMYGQPEVMHRLLDHLADSVIDYLNGQIKAGAQAVQIFDTWGGVLSSWAYEEFSLRYMKKIVDGLIRENDGRRVPVILFTKNGGQWLESIADSGADAVGLDWTTDIGNARARIGDRVALQGNMDPAMLYAPPERIRQEVADILRRFGSGTGHIFNLGHGITPDVDPEHAKAFIEAVVELSPEYHR; the protein is encoded by the coding sequence ATGACCGAGCTGAAGAATGATCGTTTCCTGCGCGCCCTGATGCGCCAGCCCGTGGACCGCACACCGGTCTGGATGATGCGTCAGGCCGGGCGATACCTGCCGGAGTACCGTGCGACCAGGGCCAAGGCGGGGGATTTTCTGAGCTTGTGCAAGAACACGCCGCTGGCCTGTGAAGTCACACTCCAGCCCCTGGAGCGCTTCCCACTGGATGCGGCCATCCTGTTTTCAGATATTCTGACCATTCCCGATGCATTGGGCCTCGGCTTGTACTTCGAAACCGGCGAAGGTCCGAAATTCCGGAACACGATCCGCTCCGAGGCGGATGTCGCAGCGCTGCCCAAAATTAACGCTGAGGTGGATCTGGATTACGTGATGAACGCGGTTTCCACCATTCGCGGAGCCCTGAACGGCAGCGTTCCCCTGATCGGTTTCTCCGGCAGCCCGTGGACCCTGGCGACTTACATGATTGAGGGTGGCTCCTCCAAGGATTTTCGGGAGGCCAAGAAGCTCATGTACGGCCAGCCGGAGGTTATGCACCGCTTGCTGGACCATCTGGCGGATTCGGTTATTGATTACCTCAACGGCCAGATCAAGGCTGGAGCCCAGGCTGTCCAGATTTTCGATACCTGGGGTGGCGTTTTGAGCAGCTGGGCCTATGAGGAGTTCTCCCTTCGCTACATGAAGAAGATCGTCGACGGCCTGATTCGCGAGAACGATGGTCGCAGGGTGCCGGTGATTCTGTTCACCAAGAACGGCGGTCAGTGGTTGGAATCCATTGCCGATTCCGGTGCCGATGCCGTCGGCCTCGACTGGACCACCGATATCGGCAATGCCCGGGCCCGCATTGGTGACCGGGTGGCCCTTCAGGGCAATATGGATCCGGCAATGCTGTATGCGCCACCTGAGCGGATTCGCCAGGAAGTGGCCGATATCCTCCGGCGCTTTGGTTCCGGTACTGGCCATATCTTCAATCTTGGCCACGGGATTACGCCGGATGTCGATCCGGAGCATGCCAAGGCGTTCATCGAGGCCGTGGTGGAACTTAGCCCCGAGTATCATCGCTGA
- the radA gene encoding DNA repair protein RadA — protein sequence MAKTKSAYVCTECGADYSKWQGQCTACQAWNTISEVRGVSSNAKGARGARFEGFAGSLSEVQSLDDVSLAEQPRISSGMQEFDRVLGGGLVEGSAVLMGGHPGAGKSTLLLQAVCHLAATVPALYVTGEESLQQVAMRAKRLGLPTKDLKMLSETSVERVMQVAEAEKPRILVVDSIQVMHMADIESAPGSVSQVRESAAYLTRFAKQTGTILFLVGHVTKDGSLAGPKVLEHMIDCSILLEGSSDSRYRTLRGIKNRFGAVNELGVFAMLEQGLKEVKNPSAIFLNRGEDAAPGSVVMVVWEGTRPMLVEIQALVDMAQGGYPRRVAVGLDQNRLAMLLAVLHRHGGMHVSDQDVFVNVVGGVKVNETSADLALLAAIVSSFRDRALPQDLVIFGEVGLSGEIRPVPSGQERIYEAAKHGFTRALVPKPNAPRKAIDGMKVIPVTKLSDALTALEEL from the coding sequence ATGGCAAAAACCAAGTCCGCCTACGTCTGCACCGAGTGCGGAGCAGACTATTCCAAATGGCAGGGTCAGTGCACCGCCTGCCAGGCCTGGAACACCATCAGCGAAGTCCGAGGCGTCAGCAGCAATGCCAAAGGCGCCCGCGGTGCCCGCTTTGAGGGCTTCGCCGGCAGCCTTTCGGAGGTCCAGAGCCTGGACGACGTCAGCCTGGCCGAGCAGCCCCGGATCAGCTCCGGCATGCAGGAGTTCGATCGGGTCCTGGGCGGCGGGCTCGTGGAGGGCTCGGCTGTTCTGATGGGCGGCCATCCAGGTGCAGGCAAGAGCACCCTTCTACTCCAGGCGGTCTGCCATCTGGCCGCAACGGTCCCCGCCTTGTATGTGACTGGTGAGGAATCCCTGCAACAGGTCGCCATGCGCGCCAAACGCCTGGGGTTGCCCACCAAAGACCTGAAGATGCTGTCCGAAACCAGCGTCGAGCGCGTCATGCAGGTGGCCGAGGCAGAAAAGCCCCGGATTCTTGTGGTAGACAGTATTCAGGTGATGCACATGGCGGATATCGAGTCCGCCCCTGGTAGCGTCTCCCAAGTGCGGGAAAGCGCTGCCTACCTGACCCGCTTCGCCAAGCAGACTGGCACCATCCTGTTCCTGGTCGGCCATGTGACCAAAGACGGCAGCCTGGCAGGCCCTAAAGTCCTGGAACACATGATTGACTGCTCTATCCTCCTGGAAGGCTCCAGCGACAGTCGCTATCGCACACTACGCGGGATCAAGAACCGGTTTGGCGCAGTCAATGAGCTGGGCGTGTTCGCGATGCTGGAACAGGGCCTGAAGGAAGTGAAGAACCCCAGCGCGATCTTCCTGAACCGCGGCGAAGACGCCGCCCCGGGAAGCGTGGTGATGGTGGTCTGGGAAGGCACCCGCCCCATGCTGGTGGAAATCCAGGCACTGGTGGATATGGCCCAGGGCGGCTACCCAAGGCGTGTTGCCGTTGGCCTGGACCAGAACCGGCTAGCCATGCTTTTGGCCGTACTGCACCGCCATGGAGGCATGCACGTGTCCGATCAGGACGTGTTCGTAAACGTGGTTGGCGGCGTAAAGGTCAACGAAACCAGTGCCGACCTGGCACTGCTGGCCGCCATCGTCTCCTCCTTCCGAGACCGCGCCCTGCCCCAGGACCTGGTCATCTTCGGCGAAGTCGGCCTGTCCGGCGAGATCCGCCCGGTACCTAGCGGCCAGGAACGAATCTACGAAGCTGCGAAGCACGGCTTTACCCGGGCACTAGTGCCGAAACCCAATGCACCAAGGAAGGCCATCGATGGCATGAAGGTGATTCCCGTTACCAAACTGAGTGATGCGCTTACTGCCCTCGAAGAACTCTAA
- the ettA gene encoding energy-dependent translational throttle protein EttA, which translates to MAQYVYTMNRVGKVVPPKREILKDISLSFFPGAKIGVLGLNGAGKSTLLRIMAGVDQDYIGEARPQPGINVGYLPQEPELDEDKTVKEIVDEAVSGVHDALAELDQVYAAYAEPDADFDALAKKQGELEAYIQATDGHDIERKMEVAADALRLPPWDQKVSVLSGGERRRVALCRLLLSGPDMLLLDEPTNHLDAESVAWLERFLHDYEGTVVAITHDRYFLDNVAGWILELDRGHGIPFEGNYSQWLENKEKRLEMESKQEASHQKAIKQELEWVRSNAKGRQSKSKARLARFEEMSSQEFQKRNETNELYIPPGPRLGNKVIEVDGISKSFGDRLLYENVSFSVPPGAIVGIIGGNGAGKSTLFKMIAGFDKPDSGDITVGETVELAYVDQMRDLDGSKTVWEELSDGNDIIKVGNYETPSRAYVGRFNFKGSDQQKRVGDLSGGERNRLHLAKLLKQGGNVLLLDEPTNDLDVETLRALEEALLNFPGSALVISHDRWFLDRVASHILAFEDDGEVVYFEGNFTEYDEDFKKRKGDSAMQPQRMKYKKLA; encoded by the coding sequence ATGGCCCAATACGTATACACCATGAACCGGGTGGGCAAAGTAGTCCCGCCTAAGCGCGAGATTCTGAAAGACATCTCGTTAAGCTTCTTCCCCGGCGCCAAGATCGGCGTACTGGGCCTCAACGGTGCCGGTAAATCCACCCTGCTCCGCATTATGGCGGGCGTGGATCAGGATTACATCGGTGAAGCCCGCCCGCAGCCCGGCATCAACGTGGGCTATCTGCCCCAGGAGCCGGAGCTGGACGAGGACAAAACGGTCAAAGAGATCGTCGACGAGGCGGTTTCCGGCGTTCATGACGCACTGGCCGAACTGGACCAGGTTTATGCAGCCTATGCTGAACCGGACGCCGATTTCGACGCATTGGCCAAGAAGCAGGGCGAACTGGAAGCCTACATCCAGGCCACGGATGGCCACGACATTGAACGCAAGATGGAAGTTGCGGCCGATGCACTCCGCCTTCCACCATGGGACCAGAAAGTCAGCGTCCTTTCCGGTGGTGAGCGCCGCCGGGTAGCCCTTTGCCGCCTGCTCTTGTCGGGGCCGGACATGCTGCTTTTGGACGAGCCCACCAACCACCTGGATGCCGAATCCGTGGCCTGGCTTGAGCGCTTTTTGCACGATTACGAAGGAACCGTGGTCGCCATCACCCACGACCGTTACTTCCTGGACAACGTCGCTGGCTGGATCCTGGAACTGGACCGTGGCCATGGCATTCCGTTTGAAGGTAACTACAGCCAGTGGCTGGAGAACAAGGAAAAGCGTCTGGAGATGGAATCCAAGCAGGAAGCCTCTCACCAGAAAGCCATAAAGCAGGAACTGGAGTGGGTGCGCAGCAACGCCAAGGGGCGCCAGTCGAAGAGCAAGGCCCGTCTGGCCCGCTTTGAGGAGATGAGCTCCCAGGAGTTCCAGAAGCGCAACGAAACCAACGAACTCTACATTCCGCCTGGTCCACGGCTGGGCAACAAGGTGATAGAGGTGGACGGCATCAGCAAGTCCTTCGGTGACCGATTGCTGTATGAAAACGTGTCCTTCAGCGTACCGCCCGGTGCCATCGTAGGCATCATCGGCGGCAACGGTGCAGGTAAATCCACCCTGTTCAAGATGATCGCCGGTTTCGACAAACCGGATTCTGGCGACATCACCGTCGGCGAAACCGTGGAACTGGCTTACGTGGACCAGATGCGCGATCTGGATGGCAGCAAAACCGTCTGGGAGGAACTCTCCGACGGCAACGATATCATCAAGGTGGGCAACTACGAGACGCCTTCGCGAGCTTACGTTGGCCGCTTCAACTTCAAGGGCAGCGACCAGCAGAAGCGGGTTGGCGATCTGTCCGGCGGTGAGCGCAACCGTCTGCACCTGGCCAAGCTGCTGAAACAGGGCGGCAACGTGTTGCTGCTGGACGAGCCGACCAACGATCTGGACGTGGAAACCCTCCGCGCCCTGGAAGAAGCCCTTCTGAACTTCCCGGGTTCTGCCCTGGTTATCTCGCACGACCGTTGGTTCCTCGACCGTGTGGCCAGCCATATCCTGGCGTTCGAGGATGATGGCGAGGTCGTTTACTTCGAAGGTAACTTCACGGAGTACGATGAGGACTTCAAGAAGCGCAAAGGCGATTCTGCCATGCAGCCCCAGCGCATGAAGTACAAGAAGCTGGCCTGA
- a CDS encoding FAD-dependent oxidoreductase — MKERLSNDFQFVEVGRVDPKKVPAKKRKKEFGEIYHPFTADSAASQSHRCLECGNPYCEWKCPVHNYIPNWLKLVSEGNIMRAVELCHQTNSLPEVCGRVCPQDRLCEGACTLNDGYGAVTIGSVEKYITDTAFALGWKPDMSAVKWTDKKVAVIGAGPAGLGCADVLVRNGVKPVVFDIYPEIGGLLTFGIPEFKLEKSVMTRRRKVFEEMGVEFRLSTEVGKDVQLQDIIDEYDAVFMGMGTYTYMKGGFPGENLPGVYDALPFLVSNVNRRLGFEKDEADFIDMKGKRVVVLGGGDTAMDCNRTSIRQQAESVTCAYRRDEANMPGSRREVANAKEEGVKFLFNRQPIAIIGEDRVEGVKVVQTRLGDPDENGRRRPEVVPGSEEVIPADAVLVAFGFRPSPADWFDELKVNTDDSGRVTAPEESEFMFQTSNEKIFAGGDMVRGSDLVVTAIWEGRQAAEGIMDYLDI, encoded by the coding sequence ATGAAAGAACGACTGAGTAACGACTTCCAGTTTGTTGAAGTAGGGCGGGTCGACCCCAAGAAGGTCCCGGCCAAGAAGCGGAAGAAAGAATTTGGCGAGATCTACCACCCCTTCACGGCAGACAGTGCGGCGTCCCAGTCTCACCGTTGTCTTGAGTGTGGCAACCCCTATTGCGAGTGGAAGTGCCCGGTACACAATTACATCCCGAACTGGCTCAAGCTGGTTTCCGAAGGCAATATCATGCGGGCCGTCGAGTTGTGTCATCAGACCAACTCCCTTCCAGAGGTCTGCGGTCGAGTGTGTCCGCAGGATCGTCTCTGTGAGGGTGCCTGTACGCTGAACGACGGCTATGGTGCGGTTACCATCGGCTCTGTCGAGAAATACATCACCGACACCGCGTTTGCCCTGGGCTGGAAACCGGATATGTCCGCAGTTAAGTGGACAGACAAGAAGGTTGCCGTCATTGGTGCAGGCCCTGCCGGTCTGGGATGCGCCGACGTACTGGTTCGCAATGGCGTCAAGCCGGTTGTCTTCGATATCTATCCGGAGATCGGCGGTCTGCTGACCTTCGGTATTCCAGAGTTCAAGCTGGAAAAATCCGTCATGACCCGCCGCCGCAAGGTGTTCGAGGAGATGGGCGTGGAATTCCGCCTGTCCACCGAGGTTGGCAAGGACGTTCAACTGCAGGACATCATCGACGAATACGACGCCGTCTTCATGGGCATGGGCACCTACACCTATATGAAGGGCGGCTTCCCAGGTGAGAACCTGCCGGGCGTGTACGATGCACTGCCGTTCCTCGTTTCCAACGTCAATCGTCGTCTCGGCTTTGAGAAAGACGAAGCCGATTTCATCGACATGAAAGGTAAGCGGGTTGTTGTTCTCGGCGGTGGTGACACGGCTATGGACTGTAACCGCACCTCAATCCGTCAACAGGCCGAGAGCGTCACCTGTGCCTACCGCCGGGACGAAGCCAATATGCCGGGTTCCCGCCGTGAAGTGGCCAACGCTAAGGAAGAGGGCGTTAAGTTTCTTTTCAATCGTCAGCCCATCGCCATTATTGGTGAAGACCGGGTTGAGGGTGTGAAGGTGGTTCAGACTCGCCTGGGCGATCCTGATGAAAATGGTCGTCGCCGTCCGGAAGTAGTCCCGGGTAGTGAGGAGGTTATTCCTGCTGACGCGGTTCTGGTCGCCTTCGGTTTCCGCCCGAGCCCGGCCGACTGGTTCGATGAGCTGAAGGTTAATACCGACGATTCGGGCCGGGTAACCGCGCCGGAAGAGTCCGAGTTCATGTTCCAGACCAGCAACGAGAAAATCTTTGCCGGCGGGGACATGGTCCGCGGTTCGGATCTGGTCGTAACCGCTATCTGGGAAGGCCGTCAGGCCGCCGAAGGTATCATGGATTACCTGGATATCTGA
- a CDS encoding PilZ domain-containing protein — MPAKPPEKRRFHRIEFDAPCELHCQESVWTTEVLDISLKGVLVKRPEGWQVPLKQPCEVIVHLDDHEAGIVMAVELRHVEPHRLGFKCQYIDLDSATHLKRLVELNLGDQALLEREFAHLID, encoded by the coding sequence TTGCCCGCTAAACCCCCCGAAAAACGCAGGTTCCACCGAATCGAATTCGATGCGCCCTGTGAACTCCACTGCCAGGAATCCGTCTGGACGACGGAGGTGCTGGATATTTCGCTAAAAGGTGTTCTGGTCAAGCGGCCGGAGGGTTGGCAGGTCCCGTTAAAGCAGCCCTGTGAGGTGATTGTACATTTGGACGACCATGAGGCTGGTATTGTCATGGCCGTTGAGTTGAGGCACGTGGAACCGCACCGGCTGGGCTTCAAATGTCAGTACATTGATCTTGATAGCGCCACCCACCTTAAACGCTTAGTGGAACTGAACCTGGGCGACCAGGCGCTGTTGGAAAGAGAGTTTGCACATCTGATTGATTAA